Proteins from a single region of Streptomyces spinoverrucosus:
- a CDS encoding single-stranded DNA-binding protein, producing MAGETVITVIGNLVDDPELRFTPSGAAVAKFRVASTPRTFDRQTNEWKDGESLFLTCSVWRQAAENVAESLQRGMRVIVQGRLKQRSYEDREGVKRTVFELDVEEVGPSLRNATAKVTKTTGRGGQGGYGGGGGQQGGGGWGGGPGGGQQGGGAPADDPWATGAPAGGGQQGGGGWGGGSGGSGGGYSDEPPF from the coding sequence ATGGCAGGCGAGACCGTCATCACGGTCATCGGCAACCTTGTCGATGACCCCGAGCTGCGCTTCACCCCCTCCGGTGCGGCGGTCGCGAAGTTCCGTGTCGCGTCCACGCCCCGCACCTTCGACCGGCAGACCAATGAGTGGAAGGACGGCGAGAGCCTCTTCCTGACCTGCTCGGTCTGGCGCCAGGCGGCGGAGAACGTCGCCGAGTCGCTTCAGCGAGGCATGCGCGTCATCGTGCAGGGCCGGCTGAAGCAGCGGTCCTACGAGGACCGTGAGGGTGTCAAGCGCACGGTCTTCGAGCTGGACGTCGAGGAAGTCGGCCCCAGCCTGCGCAACGCCACGGCCAAGGTCACCAAGACCACCGGCCGAGGTGGCCAGGGCGGTTACGGCGGCGGTGGCGGCCAGCAGGGTGGCGGCGGCTGGGGCGGTGGCCCCGGTGGCGGCCAGCAGGGTGGCGGCGCTCCCGCCGACGACCCGTGGGCGACCGGCGCTCCCGCCGGTGGCGGCCAGCAGGGCGGCGGTGGCTGGGGCGGTGGCTCCGGCGGCAGCGGTGGCGGCTACTCGGACGAGCCCCCCTTCTAA
- the rpsR gene encoding 30S ribosomal protein S18 encodes MAKPPVRKPKKKVCAFCKDKVTYVDYKDTNMLRKFISDRGKIRARRVTGNCTQHQRDVATAVKNSREMALLPYTSTAR; translated from the coding sequence ATGGCGAAGCCGCCTGTGCGCAAGCCGAAGAAGAAGGTCTGCGCTTTCTGCAAGGACAAGGTCACGTACGTGGACTACAAGGACACGAACATGCTGCGGAAGTTCATTTCCGACCGCGGCAAGATCCGTGCCCGCCGCGTGACCGGCAACTGCACGCAGCACCAGCGTGACGTCGCCACGGCCGTCAAGAACAGCCGTGAGATGGCGCTGCTGCCCTACACGTCCACCGCGCGCTAA
- the rplI gene encoding 50S ribosomal protein L9, whose product MKIILTHEVSGLGAAGDVVDVKDGYARNYLIPRKFAIRWTKGGEKDVEQIRRARKIHEIQTIEQANQIKAQLEGVKVRLAVRSGDAGRLFGSVTPADIASAIKAAGGPEVDKRRIELGSPIKTLGAHETSVRLHPEVAAKVNIEVIAA is encoded by the coding sequence ATGAAGATCATCCTCACCCACGAGGTCTCCGGCCTCGGTGCCGCGGGCGACGTCGTCGACGTCAAGGACGGTTACGCTCGCAACTACCTGATCCCACGGAAGTTCGCTATCCGCTGGACCAAGGGTGGCGAGAAGGACGTCGAGCAGATCCGTCGCGCTCGCAAGATCCACGAGATCCAGACCATCGAGCAGGCCAACCAGATCAAGGCCCAGCTCGAGGGTGTCAAGGTCCGCCTGGCCGTCCGCTCCGGCGACGCCGGCCGTCTCTTCGGTTCCGTCACCCCGGCCGACATCGCCTCGGCGATCAAGGCTGCCGGTGGCCCCGAGGTCGACAAGCGCCGCATCGAGCTCGGCTCGCCGATCAAGACGCTGGGCGCCCACGAGACGTCCGTGCGTCTGCACCCCGAGGTTGCCGCCAAGGTCAACATCGAGGTCATCGCTGCGTAA
- a CDS encoding MATE family efflux transporter produces the protein MTQAPATPRAARRRHDREIVSLAVPAFGALVAEPLFVLADSAIVGHLGTAQLAGLGVASALLTTAVSVFVFLAYATTAAVSRRVGAGDLPAAIRQGMDGIWLALLLGAGVIAVVLPTAPFLVELFGASDTAAPYAITYLRISSLGIPAMLIVLAATGVLRGLQDTKTPLYVAVAGFIANGALNAALVYGAGLGIAGSAWGTVIAQCGMAAVYLVVVVRGARRHGASLRPDAAGIRASAQAGAPLLVRTLSLRAILMIATAVAARLGDADIAAHQIILSLWSLLAFALDAIAIAGQAIIGRYLGADDPQGARDVCRRMVQWGVVVGLGLGVLVVVARPAFLPLFTSDSAVKDAALPALLVVALSQPICGVVFVLDGVLMGAGDGPYLAWAMLLTLAVFTPVALVVPTVGGGLTALWAAMTLMMTVRMLTLWLRTRSGRWLVTGATR, from the coding sequence ATGACACAGGCTCCCGCGACCCCCAGGGCCGCCCGGCGACGACACGATCGAGAGATCGTCTCGCTGGCCGTCCCGGCCTTCGGCGCACTGGTCGCCGAGCCCCTCTTCGTCCTGGCCGACAGCGCGATCGTCGGCCACCTCGGCACGGCCCAACTCGCCGGACTCGGCGTTGCCTCGGCGCTCCTCACGACCGCCGTCAGCGTCTTCGTCTTCCTCGCCTACGCCACCACGGCAGCCGTGTCCCGGCGAGTGGGCGCCGGTGACCTCCCGGCGGCGATCCGCCAGGGCATGGACGGCATCTGGCTGGCACTGCTGCTGGGCGCCGGCGTCATCGCCGTCGTCCTGCCCACGGCACCGTTCCTTGTGGAACTCTTCGGCGCCTCGGACACCGCTGCCCCCTACGCGATCACGTACCTGCGGATCTCGTCCCTCGGCATCCCCGCCATGCTCATCGTCCTTGCCGCGACCGGTGTCCTGCGCGGTCTGCAGGACACCAAGACGCCGCTCTACGTCGCCGTCGCAGGCTTCATCGCCAACGGCGCCCTCAACGCGGCCCTCGTCTACGGCGCCGGCCTCGGCATCGCCGGCTCCGCCTGGGGCACCGTGATCGCCCAGTGCGGCATGGCCGCCGTCTACCTCGTGGTCGTCGTGCGCGGAGCCCGCAGACACGGCGCCTCACTGCGCCCGGACGCCGCCGGTATCCGGGCCTCCGCACAGGCCGGGGCGCCGCTGTTGGTCCGCACGCTCTCGCTGCGGGCGATCCTGATGATTGCGACGGCCGTCGCGGCCCGCCTCGGCGACGCCGATATCGCCGCCCACCAGATCATCCTCTCCCTGTGGAGCCTGCTGGCCTTCGCGCTCGATGCCATCGCGATCGCCGGACAGGCCATCATCGGACGCTATCTCGGAGCCGACGACCCCCAAGGAGCCCGCGATGTCTGCCGCCGCATGGTCCAGTGGGGCGTCGTGGTCGGTCTTGGCCTCGGCGTTCTGGTCGTCGTGGCCCGCCCGGCCTTCCTCCCTCTTTTCACCAGCGACTCCGCCGTGAAGGACGCCGCGCTCCCCGCCCTGCTGGTGGTGGCGCTCTCCCAGCCGATCTGCGGCGTGGTCTTCGTCCTGGACGGCGTCCTCATGGGAGCCGGTGACGGCCCGTACCTTGCCTGGGCGATGCTCCTCACCCTGGCGGTCTTCACACCCGTTGCGCTTGTCGTGCCTACCGTAGGCGGCGGGCTCACCGCTCTCTGGGCGGCCATGACCCTGATGATGACAGTCCGCATGCTCACCCTGTGGCTACGCACCCGCTCGGGCCGCTGGCTCGTCACGGGCGCGACGCGCTGA
- the dnaB gene encoding replicative DNA helicase: protein MSISEPLDDPWADSGPSDRLPSRRRGDGGRGREEQHERGRDNGTWDGGGSSSFERVPPQDLNAEQSVLGGMLLSKDAIADVVEILKGHDFYKPAHETIYQAILDIYAKGEPADPITIAAELTKRGEINKVGGASYLHTLVQTVPTAANAEYYAEIVHERAVLRRLVEAGTRITQMGYAADDDVDEIVNRAQAEIYAVTEQRTSEDYLPLGDIMEGALDEIEAIGSRTGEMTGVPTGFTDFDSLTNGLHPGQMIVIAARPAMGKSTLALDFARAASIKNNLPSVIFSLEMGRNEIAMRLLSAEARVALHHMRSGTMTDEDWTRLARRMPDVSAAPLYIDDSPNLSMMEIRAKCRRLKQRNDLRLVVIDYLQLMQSGGSKRAESRQQEVSDMSRNLKLLAKELEIPVIALSQLNRGPEQRTDKKPMVSDLRESGSIEQDADMVILLHREDAYEKESPRAGEADLIVAKHRNGPTATITVAFQGHYSRFVDMAQT from the coding sequence GTGAGTATTTCCGAGCCCTTGGACGACCCGTGGGCCGACAGCGGGCCGAGCGATCGTCTGCCCTCCCGCCGCCGTGGCGACGGCGGTCGGGGTCGCGAAGAGCAGCATGAGCGGGGCCGGGACAACGGCACCTGGGACGGAGGAGGTTCTTCATCCTTCGAGCGGGTCCCACCGCAGGATCTCAACGCCGAACAGTCCGTGCTGGGCGGCATGCTGCTGTCTAAGGACGCCATCGCCGATGTCGTGGAAATCCTCAAGGGGCACGACTTCTACAAGCCCGCGCACGAGACGATCTACCAGGCGATCCTCGACATCTACGCCAAGGGCGAGCCGGCCGACCCCATCACGATCGCCGCCGAGCTCACCAAGCGCGGCGAGATCAACAAGGTCGGCGGTGCGTCGTATCTGCACACGCTCGTCCAGACGGTGCCGACGGCGGCGAACGCCGAGTACTACGCGGAGATCGTCCATGAGCGGGCCGTACTGCGCCGACTCGTGGAGGCCGGCACGCGAATCACTCAGATGGGATACGCGGCCGACGACGACGTCGACGAGATCGTCAACCGCGCCCAGGCCGAGATCTACGCGGTCACCGAGCAGCGCACCAGCGAGGACTATCTCCCGCTCGGCGACATCATGGAGGGCGCGCTCGACGAGATCGAGGCGATCGGTTCACGCACCGGCGAGATGACCGGTGTACCCACGGGCTTCACCGACTTCGACTCGCTCACCAACGGCCTGCATCCGGGCCAGATGATCGTCATCGCCGCGCGTCCCGCGATGGGTAAGTCGACGCTCGCGCTGGACTTCGCCCGGGCCGCGTCGATCAAGAACAACCTGCCGAGCGTCATCTTCTCGCTCGAGATGGGGCGCAACGAGATCGCGATGCGTCTGCTGTCCGCCGAGGCCCGTGTCGCGCTGCATCACATGCGCTCCGGCACGATGACCGACGAGGACTGGACGCGGCTGGCCCGCCGGATGCCGGATGTCTCCGCGGCTCCGCTCTACATCGACGACTCCCCGAACCTGTCGATGATGGAGATCCGCGCCAAGTGCCGCCGCCTCAAGCAGCGCAACGACCTCCGGCTGGTCGTCATCGACTACCTCCAACTCATGCAGTCGGGCGGTTCCAAGCGCGCCGAGAGCCGCCAGCAGGAGGTTTCGGACATGTCGCGAAACCTCAAGCTGCTGGCCAAGGAGCTGGAGATCCCGGTCATCGCGCTCTCTCAGCTGAACCGTGGCCCCGAGCAGCGCACCGACAAGAAGCCGATGGTCTCCGACCTGCGTGAATCCGGCTCGATCGAGCAGGACGCCGACATGGTCATCCTGCTGCACCGCGAGGACGCCTACGAGAAGGAGTCGCCCCGCGCGGGCGAGGCGGACCTGATCGTCGCCAAGCACCGAAACGGCCCGACCGCGACCATCACCGTTGCCTTCCAGGGTCACTACTCGCGCTTCGTGGACATGGCTCAGACCTGA
- a CDS encoding serine hydrolase domain-containing protein: MTTSQEELLPATRRALLHRLAVAQSEGRAPSMVAAVVRDGRAVWHGARTSVDGQVPDENVQYRIGSITKTFTAVLVLRLRDEGLLDLGDRLEKHLPGTSAGEATIAELLAHTSGLAAESPAPWWERSPGSLRPGLADVLGEQPFLHPAGRRFHYSNPGYTLLGALVERLRGAPWEDVLRREVLQPLGLDRTSARPSSSHAGGWAVHPWADVLLPEPAEDLGRMAPAGQLWSTTGDLARFAVFLAQGDERVLSAETVREMRAPAAPAEAADVANGVTYGLGLQIQHGDGRLLVGHSGSLPGFLANLTLSVEDDVAAVVLANCTSGPLLATVGADLVRIVAEAEPRIPEPWRPLPEVDPSVLELAGQWYWGTYAFGLRLTGGGGVSLEPLSGKGRGARFRANGDGTWTGLEGYYAGELLRPVRRADGSLSHLDLGSFVFTRQPYDETVEVPGGVDPEGWRGIG; the protein is encoded by the coding sequence ATGACTACATCTCAGGAAGAGCTGCTTCCCGCCACTCGCCGTGCGTTGCTGCACCGGCTCGCCGTGGCTCAGTCCGAGGGACGTGCCCCGTCGATGGTCGCGGCGGTGGTGCGGGACGGGCGTGCTGTGTGGCACGGAGCGCGCACGTCGGTGGACGGGCAGGTGCCGGACGAGAACGTGCAGTACAGGATCGGTTCGATCACCAAGACGTTCACGGCGGTTCTGGTGCTGCGGTTGCGTGACGAGGGCCTCCTCGACCTCGGTGACCGGCTGGAGAAGCATCTGCCGGGTACGAGCGCCGGCGAAGCCACCATCGCCGAACTGCTGGCGCACACCAGCGGGCTGGCCGCCGAGTCCCCCGCTCCCTGGTGGGAGCGCAGCCCGGGATCGCTGCGCCCGGGGTTGGCCGATGTGCTCGGTGAACAGCCCTTCCTGCACCCGGCCGGGCGGCGTTTCCACTATTCGAACCCGGGCTACACCCTGCTGGGCGCGCTCGTCGAGAGGCTGCGCGGTGCTCCCTGGGAGGACGTGCTGCGGCGCGAGGTGCTCCAGCCTCTGGGCCTCGACCGGACGAGTGCGCGGCCGTCGTCGTCGCACGCCGGTGGCTGGGCGGTGCATCCGTGGGCCGATGTGTTGTTGCCGGAGCCCGCTGAGGACCTCGGGCGGATGGCTCCTGCCGGTCAGCTCTGGTCGACCACCGGGGATTTGGCTCGATTCGCGGTGTTCCTCGCCCAGGGCGACGAGCGGGTGCTGAGTGCGGAGACCGTACGGGAGATGCGGGCGCCCGCGGCGCCGGCCGAGGCCGCGGATGTCGCCAACGGGGTGACGTACGGACTCGGGCTGCAGATCCAGCATGGGGACGGTCGGCTGCTCGTGGGTCACTCCGGCTCGCTGCCGGGCTTCCTTGCGAATCTGACCCTGAGCGTTGAGGACGACGTCGCGGCGGTGGTGCTCGCCAACTGCACGTCCGGTCCGCTGCTGGCGACGGTCGGCGCCGACCTCGTACGCATCGTCGCCGAGGCCGAGCCGCGCATCCCCGAACCGTGGCGCCCGCTGCCTGAAGTCGATCCATCCGTACTGGAGTTGGCGGGCCAGTGGTACTGGGGGACGTACGCCTTCGGCCTGCGCCTGACCGGAGGCGGCGGGGTGTCACTGGAGCCGTTGTCCGGGAAGGGGCGTGGCGCGCGCTTCCGGGCCAATGGAGACGGCACCTGGACCGGGCTGGAGGGCTACTACGCCGGAGAGCTGTTGCGGCCCGTGCGGCGAGCGGACGGGTCCTTGAGTCACCTCGACCTCGGGTCGTTCGTGTTCACGCGCCAGCCGTACGACGAGACAGTGGAAGTGCCGGGTGGAGTGGACCCGGAGGGGTGGCGGGGGATCGGTTAG
- a CDS encoding GNAT family N-acetyltransferase, producing the protein MGDLEIRAAVTDDLPAIVGMLADDPLGAQRESPDDLTPYRAALERLGGDPSQHLVVAVRESRVVGTLQLTIIPGLSRRGATRSIIEGVRIHADERGSGLGTQLIEWAIEESRQQGCQLVQLTSDNSRLDAHRFYERLGFTASHVGFKLQL; encoded by the coding sequence ATGGGAGATCTTGAGATACGAGCCGCGGTCACGGACGACCTCCCCGCGATCGTCGGCATGCTCGCCGACGACCCGCTGGGCGCGCAGCGCGAGTCACCGGACGACCTGACCCCGTACCGGGCCGCGCTGGAGCGCCTCGGCGGCGACCCGAGCCAGCACCTGGTGGTCGCCGTTCGCGAGAGCCGCGTGGTCGGCACGCTGCAGCTCACGATCATCCCCGGGCTTTCCCGGCGTGGCGCCACCAGGTCGATCATCGAGGGTGTCCGGATCCACGCCGACGAGCGTGGAAGCGGGCTGGGTACCCAGCTCATCGAGTGGGCGATCGAGGAATCCCGTCAGCAGGGGTGCCAGTTGGTGCAGCTGACGTCCGACAACTCCCGTCTGGACGCCCACCGCTTCTATGAGCGGCTCGGCTTCACGGCGTCCCACGTGGGCTTCAAGCTTCAGCTCTGA
- a CDS encoding MarR family winged helix-turn-helix transcriptional regulator: MTATDPALTALAQGWCALSLLHGRIEARIERALQAKHGLSVREYSLLDVLSRQHDGDGGHLQMKQVADAVVLSQSATTRLVTRLEDRGLLERYLCPTDRRGIYTNVTEAGLKLLEEARPTNDAALREALDEAAKNPELVPLVRVVESVSVPT; the protein is encoded by the coding sequence ATGACAGCGACGGACCCCGCGCTCACCGCCCTCGCCCAGGGCTGGTGCGCCCTCTCCTTGCTGCACGGGAGAATCGAGGCGCGCATCGAGCGCGCCCTGCAGGCCAAGCACGGCCTGAGCGTGCGCGAGTACTCCCTGCTCGACGTACTCAGCCGACAGCACGACGGCGACGGCGGGCATCTGCAGATGAAGCAGGTCGCCGACGCGGTCGTCCTCAGCCAGAGCGCCACCACGCGGCTGGTCACCCGGCTGGAGGACCGCGGTCTGCTGGAGCGGTATCTGTGCCCCACCGACCGCCGTGGCATCTACACCAACGTGACCGAGGCGGGGCTGAAGCTCCTGGAGGAGGCGCGGCCGACCAATGACGCCGCCCTGCGCGAAGCGCTCGACGAGGCGGCCAAGAACCCCGAGCTGGTCCCGCTGGTCCGGGTCGTGGAGTCGGTGAGCGTGCCCACATAG
- a CDS encoding MFS transporter, with protein MPLALLALAIGAFGIGTTEFVIMGLLPEVATDFGVSIPTAGFLVTGYALGVMFGAPLMTVLGTKVSRKRMLMVLMGLFIVGNVLSALAPAFAVMLIGRVVASLAHGAFFGIGSVVAAELVAPDKKAGAIAMMFTGLTVANVVGVPLGTLVGQSLGWRVTFAIVAALGVVGLAGIAKLVPEMPKPEGVHLRHELAAFKNVQVLLAMAMTVLGFGGVFAAITYIAPMMTHVAGFADGSVTWLLVLFGLGMVGGNLVGGKFADRALMPMLYVSLGALAVVLALFTLTAHDKILSAISIALIGALGFATVPPLQKRVLDQAHGAPTLASAVNIGAFNLGNALSAWLGGLVIAAGLGYTAPNWVGAILAAAALLLAVLSAALERRDSTPSAVVAAGAEERAAVHH; from the coding sequence ATGCCTCTCGCGCTTCTGGCCCTCGCGATCGGGGCCTTCGGAATCGGCACGACCGAGTTCGTGATCATGGGCTTGCTGCCCGAGGTTGCGACCGACTTCGGGGTCTCCATCCCGACAGCCGGCTTTCTGGTGACCGGCTATGCGCTCGGCGTGATGTTCGGCGCCCCGCTGATGACCGTCCTCGGCACCAAGGTCTCCCGTAAGCGGATGCTGATGGTGCTGATGGGTCTGTTCATCGTTGGCAACGTGCTCTCCGCGCTGGCTCCTGCCTTCGCCGTGATGCTGATCGGCCGTGTGGTCGCCTCACTCGCCCACGGCGCCTTCTTCGGCATCGGCTCGGTGGTTGCCGCCGAGCTGGTCGCCCCGGACAAGAAGGCCGGAGCCATCGCGATGATGTTCACCGGCCTGACCGTCGCCAACGTCGTCGGCGTCCCGCTGGGCACGCTCGTCGGACAGTCCCTGGGCTGGCGGGTCACCTTCGCCATCGTCGCCGCGCTCGGTGTCGTCGGCCTGGCCGGCATCGCCAAGCTCGTCCCCGAGATGCCCAAGCCCGAGGGCGTCCACCTGAGGCACGAACTGGCCGCCTTCAAGAACGTCCAGGTTCTGCTCGCCATGGCGATGACCGTCCTCGGCTTCGGCGGCGTCTTCGCGGCCATCACCTACATCGCGCCGATGATGACGCACGTCGCCGGCTTCGCCGACGGCTCCGTCACCTGGCTGCTGGTCCTCTTCGGCCTCGGAATGGTCGGCGGCAACCTCGTCGGCGGCAAGTTCGCCGACCGCGCCCTGATGCCGATGCTGTACGTCTCCCTGGGCGCCCTCGCGGTCGTGCTCGCGCTCTTCACACTCACGGCGCACGACAAGATCCTCTCGGCCATCAGCATCGCGCTGATCGGCGCCCTGGGCTTCGCCACCGTCCCGCCGCTGCAGAAGCGCGTCCTCGACCAGGCGCACGGCGCCCCGACCCTCGCCTCCGCGGTGAACATCGGCGCCTTCAACCTGGGCAACGCCCTCTCCGCCTGGCTCGGCGGCCTGGTCATCGCGGCAGGCCTCGGCTACACGGCCCCGAACTGGGTCGGCGCCATCCTCGCCGCTGCCGCTCTGCTCCTCGCCGTCCTCTCGGCGGCGCTGGAGCGCCGCGACAGCACCCCGAGCGCGGTCGTCGCGGCCGGCGCTGAGGAGCGGGCCGCCGTCCACCACTGA
- a CDS encoding GlcG/HbpS family heme-binding protein: MSTTAAVAPLTIQDAEVLVTAARRAAEAAGATVSVTVLDAGGHLLAFRRDDRAVLISGETSTRKAYTALQLNAPTADLVDAVKPDGPFHSLQTALDRPLLFIAGGLPIHRDGRLIGAIGVGGGAPEQDHGFATAAVEALA; this comes from the coding sequence ATGAGCACCACCGCCGCCGTAGCGCCCCTGACCATTCAGGACGCCGAGGTTCTCGTCACCGCAGCTCGTCGGGCCGCCGAGGCTGCCGGGGCGACCGTCAGCGTCACCGTCCTGGACGCCGGTGGGCACCTGCTCGCCTTCCGGCGCGACGACCGGGCCGTGCTGATCTCCGGAGAGACCAGCACCCGCAAGGCGTACACCGCCCTCCAGCTGAACGCGCCCACCGCCGACCTGGTCGACGCGGTCAAGCCCGACGGGCCGTTCCACTCCCTGCAGACCGCCCTCGACCGGCCGCTGCTGTTTATCGCGGGCGGCCTGCCGATCCACCGTGACGGGCGACTGATCGGCGCCATCGGAGTGGGCGGCGGCGCCCCGGAGCAGGACCACGGCTTCGCCACGGCCGCCGTCGAGGCGCTCGCCTGA
- a CDS encoding GNAT family N-acetyltransferase, which yields MPTPSLAALPIRRLTRRDLKVCADLSEDRGWPREEHKWSFLLTAGKGYGIDDPQGGLVAACAITEYGPQERPELGAVGMVLVAERHARQGVGRRLMQHVVSAMGATPLTLHATPNGRPLYEELGFKVTGRAEMVRGFFMPGGPEPRVATRPATGEDLTKILRIDAEVFGADRTHIITRLPAFADQVRVAEEDGRIIGYTAAWPNMDTHVVGPLIARDTETAKSLIASLAAHTDRPLRTDIDVRHEELLTWVKQRGMASIAFNAVMTYGVAELPGDWTRRFAPLTVAAG from the coding sequence GTGCCTACTCCTTCCCTCGCTGCTCTGCCGATTCGCCGTCTGACCCGCCGCGACCTCAAGGTCTGCGCCGACTTGTCCGAGGACCGGGGGTGGCCGCGCGAGGAACACAAATGGAGCTTCCTCCTGACCGCCGGGAAGGGATACGGCATCGACGACCCTCAGGGAGGGCTCGTGGCCGCCTGCGCGATCACCGAGTACGGGCCGCAGGAACGCCCGGAACTCGGAGCCGTGGGGATGGTCCTGGTCGCCGAGCGGCACGCACGCCAGGGCGTCGGGCGCCGGTTGATGCAGCACGTAGTGTCGGCGATGGGTGCCACGCCACTGACTCTGCACGCGACGCCGAACGGTCGCCCGCTCTATGAGGAACTCGGCTTCAAGGTCACCGGCCGCGCAGAAATGGTGCGCGGCTTTTTCATGCCTGGCGGACCCGAGCCCAGGGTGGCCACACGTCCGGCCACCGGCGAGGACCTCACCAAGATCCTCCGTATCGACGCCGAGGTGTTCGGCGCCGACCGCACGCACATCATCACGCGGCTGCCCGCCTTCGCCGACCAAGTGCGGGTCGCGGAGGAGGACGGCCGGATCATCGGCTACACGGCCGCCTGGCCCAACATGGACACGCATGTCGTCGGTCCACTGATCGCCCGGGACACGGAGACGGCGAAGTCGCTGATCGCCTCTCTCGCCGCCCACACGGACCGCCCGTTGCGCACCGACATCGACGTCCGGCACGAGGAGCTTTTGACGTGGGTGAAGCAGCGTGGCATGGCGTCGATCGCGTTCAACGCGGTGATGACGTACGGGGTGGCGGAGCTCCCCGGTGACTGGACCCGACGCTTCGCTCCGCTGACGGTGGCAGCGGGCTGA
- a CDS encoding globin domain-containing protein, translated as MPTQRHAPADHTEPSLFTAGGNPSAAPAAPHPEPSVAPVAPHSEPSSHAPHPQPQAPASASRPQQHTPTSTPYPPATPTGTTPQAAPSSPAPHAEPSTATATATAPAPAPASQEDASPDAVLVRRTMATVAPVADKVTSYFYALLFVRHPDLRPLFPAAMDAQRDRLLKALLTAAEHVDNADVLVPYLQNLGRGHRKYGTRPEHYPAVGECLIGALSRYAESVWDDETEAAWVRTYTTISQVMIDAAAADELRSPAWWYAEVVSHDLRTPDVAVITVRPDQPYPFLAGQYTSLETPWWPRIWRHYSFASAPRSDGLLNFHVKAVPAGWVSNALVHRARPGDVVRLGPPAGSMTVDHTTDSGLLCLGGGTGIAPIKALIEDVAEHGERRSVEVFYGARTDHDLYDIDTMLRLQQTHPWLSVRAIIDQQAHIQLPDAIREYGPWNEYDAYLSGPPGMIRSGVDALRDVGIPFERIRHDSLEELVAAGS; from the coding sequence GTGCCCACCCAGCGCCACGCCCCGGCAGACCACACCGAGCCGTCCCTGTTCACGGCCGGCGGGAACCCCTCTGCCGCTCCGGCGGCACCACACCCCGAGCCGTCCGTCGCCCCGGTGGCCCCGCACAGCGAGCCGTCGAGCCACGCCCCGCACCCGCAGCCGCAGGCACCCGCCTCCGCCTCGCGCCCACAGCAGCACACGCCCACCTCCACCCCGTACCCGCCCGCCACACCAACCGGCACCACCCCGCAGGCCGCCCCCTCAAGCCCGGCCCCGCACGCCGAACCGTCCACCGCCACCGCCACCGCCACCGCCCCCGCCCCCGCCCCCGCGTCCCAGGAGGACGCCTCCCCGGACGCCGTCCTCGTCCGGCGCACCATGGCCACGGTCGCCCCCGTCGCCGACAAGGTCACCTCGTACTTCTACGCTCTGCTCTTCGTCCGCCACCCCGACCTGCGCCCCCTCTTCCCCGCCGCGATGGACGCCCAGCGGGACCGCCTGCTCAAGGCGTTGCTCACCGCCGCCGAGCATGTCGACAACGCCGACGTGCTCGTCCCCTATCTGCAGAATCTGGGCCGCGGCCACCGCAAGTACGGCACCCGGCCCGAGCACTATCCGGCTGTCGGCGAGTGTCTGATCGGCGCACTGAGCCGGTACGCCGAGTCCGTCTGGGACGACGAGACGGAGGCGGCCTGGGTACGGACGTACACGACGATCTCGCAGGTCATGATCGACGCGGCGGCCGCGGACGAGCTGCGCTCCCCGGCCTGGTGGTACGCGGAGGTCGTCTCGCACGACCTGAGGACCCCGGACGTCGCGGTCATCACCGTCCGCCCGGACCAGCCCTACCCGTTCCTCGCCGGGCAGTACACGAGCCTGGAGACACCGTGGTGGCCGCGCATATGGCGGCACTACTCCTTCGCCTCCGCACCCCGCTCCGACGGACTGCTCAACTTCCATGTGAAGGCGGTCCCGGCGGGCTGGGTATCCAACGCCCTGGTGCACCGTGCCCGGCCCGGTGACGTCGTCCGCCTCGGCCCGCCCGCCGGTTCGATGACCGTGGACCACACCACCGACAGTGGACTGCTCTGCCTGGGCGGCGGTACGGGCATCGCGCCCATCAAGGCCCTGATCGAGGACGTCGCCGAGCACGGCGAGCGGCGATCGGTCGAGGTGTTCTACGGAGCCCGCACCGACCACGACCTGTACGACATCGACACGATGCTCAGGCTCCAGCAGACGCACCCCTGGCTCTCCGTGCGCGCGATCATCGACCAGCAGGCGCACATCCAGCTCCCCGACGCCATACGGGAGTACGGCCCCTGGAACGAGTACGACGCCTATCTGTCGGGCCCGCCCGGCATGATCCGCAGCGGCGTGGACGCGCTGCGGGACGTCGGCATTCCGTTCGAGCGCATACGGCACGACTCCTTGGAGGAACTCGTCGCCGCCGGAAGCTGA